Proteins encoded together in one Desulfosporosinus meridiei DSM 13257 window:
- a CDS encoding DEAD/DEAH box helicase family protein: protein MTEKIKQKGSLGSVAEDLFVELFCDTFGPDQAEYLFLQYPVTDIYGNRRSIDFALKSEDLKIAIEIDGETYHNPNKVSSNKYYDDLAKQNSLIYHNWKIYRWVYNQLKHQPEKVKDELRIFVGEMPAFRMLEDYLPKQKGKVIELREHQQAALDSLETMRDQGESIALLYHATGTGKTVTAVSDAKRLGKRTLFLAHTKELITQAKGTFEELWDQAETGLYVAEEKAKDAYVICSSIQSVARNLEGFKPDDFGYIIVDECHHGTADTYRKVLSYFKPEFTLGLTATPDRADGESILEDFKNVAHKLDLQQAVELGELVPIRCIRVKTNVDLSTVRINGIKYYAQDLESKLFVPERNKLIAETYLNYVGDKKTVVFCASVQHAQEISALFKEMGIHCEAVSGSMKSKERARILDRYEDGNIQVLCACDLLNEGWDSPKTEVLFMARPTLSKTLYVQQLGRGMRKCAGKDYLMVFDFIDNAGLFNMPYSLHRMFNLKEYRAGEYVVASQKQFEMDRDLIARGEKPSVFLDFPVNAADYELIDLFNWQDEVKGMISQLEFVRMVDVQTETIERYLREGKITPDLEVPFGDKRSFKYFKEATVESYAKQYGWELINPANMKDKFMDMVMTMDMSFSYKPVLLKAMLENVDESGRVRVEDMVNYFMDFYWVRKESGLVVEKKSSLYCKDGYTRKDVERNIFSNPFKRFEDMRFMSRCRDIEYVEFNRHVWKRMTQEEKEWIVGRCDEKLEEYYRKRV from the coding sequence TTGACAGAAAAGATTAAGCAGAAGGGCAGTTTGGGCAGTGTCGCTGAAGATCTCTTCGTCGAGCTGTTCTGTGATACCTTTGGTCCGGATCAAGCTGAGTATCTCTTTCTTCAGTATCCGGTCACCGATATTTATGGCAATAGACGCTCCATAGATTTTGCGCTGAAAAGTGAAGACTTAAAAATTGCCATCGAGATTGATGGTGAAACCTATCATAACCCCAATAAGGTTTCTTCTAATAAATATTATGATGACCTTGCCAAGCAAAACAGCCTGATCTATCATAACTGGAAGATTTATCGCTGGGTATACAATCAATTGAAGCACCAACCTGAAAAGGTCAAGGACGAACTGCGGATTTTTGTGGGAGAAATGCCTGCCTTCAGAATGCTAGAGGATTATCTGCCTAAGCAGAAGGGCAAGGTGATTGAACTGCGGGAACATCAACAAGCTGCTTTAGACAGCCTAGAGACCATGCGTGATCAAGGGGAGAGTATCGCTCTGCTTTATCATGCTACCGGCACGGGAAAAACTGTGACCGCAGTCAGTGACGCCAAACGTCTGGGGAAACGAACCCTGTTTCTGGCTCATACCAAAGAACTAATAACCCAGGCTAAAGGCACCTTTGAAGAACTTTGGGATCAGGCGGAGACAGGTCTCTATGTTGCCGAAGAAAAAGCTAAAGACGCTTATGTTATCTGCAGCAGTATTCAGAGTGTTGCCAGAAATCTGGAAGGGTTCAAACCCGATGACTTTGGCTATATCATCGTCGATGAATGCCATCATGGAACGGCAGATACTTATAGGAAGGTTTTGAGTTATTTCAAGCCTGAATTTACTCTGGGGCTTACGGCTACCCCGGACAGAGCCGATGGCGAGAGCATCCTGGAGGACTTTAAAAATGTGGCCCATAAACTGGATTTGCAGCAAGCCGTGGAATTAGGGGAACTTGTTCCCATCAGGTGTATCCGGGTCAAGACCAATGTGGATCTTTCCACGGTGAGAATCAATGGCATTAAATATTACGCTCAGGACTTAGAAAGTAAACTCTTTGTGCCGGAAAGAAATAAGCTCATTGCAGAAACCTATCTGAATTATGTTGGGGATAAGAAAACCGTGGTATTCTGTGCCTCCGTACAGCATGCGCAGGAGATTTCTGCCTTGTTTAAGGAAATGGGAATTCATTGCGAAGCTGTTTCCGGCTCTATGAAATCAAAAGAAAGGGCAAGGATTTTAGATCGTTATGAAGATGGAAACATCCAAGTCTTATGTGCCTGTGATCTCTTAAACGAGGGTTGGGACAGTCCGAAAACGGAAGTGTTGTTCATGGCCAGGCCAACGCTTTCCAAGACACTTTATGTTCAGCAGCTGGGCCGTGGGATGCGCAAGTGTGCGGGTAAGGACTACCTGATGGTTTTTGATTTTATTGATAATGCCGGATTGTTCAACATGCCCTACTCCTTGCATCGAATGTTTAACCTGAAGGAATATAGGGCGGGAGAGTACGTTGTCGCTTCCCAGAAACAGTTTGAAATGGACAGGGATTTAATCGCCAGAGGAGAAAAACCGTCTGTCTTTCTGGATTTCCCAGTGAATGCTGCAGATTATGAGCTGATTGATCTCTTTAACTGGCAGGATGAAGTGAAAGGGATGATATCTCAGCTGGAGTTCGTGAGAATGGTTGATGTGCAAACAGAAACCATTGAACGGTATCTGCGTGAAGGCAAGATAACCCCTGATTTAGAGGTACCCTTCGGGGATAAAAGGAGCTTTAAGTATTTTAAGGAAGCGACTGTGGAGAGCTATGCTAAACAATACGGCTGGGAGCTGATTAATCCTGCCAATATGAAAGATAAGTTTATGGATATGGTCATGACTATGGATATGAGTTTTTCCTATAAGCCGGTACTGCTCAAAGCCATGCTTGAGAATGTTGACGAAAGCGGAAGAGTTCGGGTCGAGGACATGGTTAATTACTTCATGGATTTCTATTGGGTCAGAAAAGAGAGCGGGCTGGTGGTTGAGAAGAAATCCAGTCTGTATTGCAAAGACGGATATACCCGAAAGGATGTTGAGAGAAATATCTTTAGCAATCCCTTTAAGCGGTTTGAGGATATGCGGTTTATGAGTCGGTGCCGGGATATTGAGTATGTGGAATTTAATCGGCATGTTTGGAAGAGGATGACTCAGGAGGAGAAGGAATGGATTGTTGGGCGGTGTGATGAGAAGTTGGAGGAGTATTATAGGAAGCGGGTTTAG
- a CDS encoding DUF429 domain-containing protein, which yields MRYIGIDLAWTYANESGICVIADNGEIVYFESQVFSDEMIADIVAEHAQEGAIVGIDAPLIVNNETGSRYCDGAIMREKIHGKNLSVFTCSKSFMLNHFGVVRGEEVVKAIQKRMPAFALTGDLTNKKHVIIETFPTGITLGLFPDAFPVKYKIKHKIKFETTKTEMGRMVNLLKRLSDFNPPVYNIEDFFNHSLSIQAMSKKGFKNLEDKLDAFLCSYAAYWLANNQGKVFGDDQDGFITIPIIDENEVRDGKSEKVKVYNKLIRDKIPQIIEDSGKKAIIEKVSGPVYLGLLNAKLGEELLEYLDSQKVEELADLVEVVYAILDYKGVSRQEFKDIRKQKVEERGAFRDKLLLKEVSDS from the coding sequence ATGCGTTACATCGGAATCGACTTAGCATGGACCTATGCCAATGAATCGGGAATTTGTGTGATCGCTGACAATGGGGAAATCGTCTATTTTGAGTCCCAGGTTTTCAGCGACGAAATGATAGCGGACATCGTTGCAGAACATGCTCAAGAAGGAGCCATCGTAGGGATTGATGCTCCTTTAATCGTGAATAACGAAACAGGTTCCAGATACTGTGACGGAGCTATTATGAGAGAGAAAATTCATGGTAAAAATCTGTCTGTTTTCACCTGCAGTAAAAGCTTTATGCTCAACCACTTCGGAGTAGTCAGAGGAGAAGAGGTCGTCAAAGCCATTCAAAAGCGGATGCCGGCTTTTGCTCTCACAGGTGACTTAACCAATAAGAAGCACGTGATTATCGAAACCTTTCCCACGGGAATAACTTTAGGCCTTTTTCCCGATGCCTTTCCTGTTAAATATAAAATCAAACATAAGATCAAATTTGAAACAACTAAAACGGAGATGGGTCGGATGGTTAACCTTTTAAAGAGGTTAAGTGATTTCAATCCCCCCGTCTATAATATAGAAGATTTCTTCAATCATTCATTGAGCATTCAAGCTATGTCTAAGAAGGGGTTTAAGAACCTTGAGGACAAGCTGGATGCTTTTTTATGCTCCTATGCTGCCTATTGGCTGGCCAATAATCAGGGGAAGGTTTTCGGTGATGATCAGGATGGGTTCATTACTATTCCAATAATAGATGAGAATGAAGTCCGTGATGGCAAATCAGAGAAGGTAAAAGTCTACAATAAACTGATTCGCGACAAGATCCCCCAGATCATCGAAGACAGCGGTAAGAAAGCTATTATTGAAAAGGTTTCAGGCCCAGTGTACCTGGGCTTATTAAACGCCAAGTTAGGGGAAGAGCTTCTGGAGTATCTGGACAGCCAGAAGGTTGAAGAACTGGCGGATTTAGTGGAAGTGGTCTACGCCATCTTGGATTATAAAGGGGTCTCTCGGCAGGAATTCAAGGATATCAGAAAGCAAAAGGTCGAGGAGAGAGGCGCTTTCCGGGATAAGCTCCTGCTTAAAGAAGTAAGCGACAGTTGA
- a CDS encoding 4Fe-4S binding protein, translated as MNINTKKLAKTTIPFFLIMFSVVFSSLIEAIFENAVQLSIMAALIVFILFAIIFKRSFCGFLCMVGALQRIVGYIGFKLLKKRFTVPATLDKYLRAVKYIILTGFVALSIASGKFLLQVSVDDVFEQYSIILPGLAWISIMLMFVTIIGSFFIDYFFCKYICIQGAIAGVAGRFSPSGIVRCEDKCINCTLCTKKCPSNLEVHKMKKVISAECFNCQKCIVVCPKKGALTNSFAGRKIPLVLFVAMAGMLYILLTFLIPLFL; from the coding sequence ATGAATATTAATACTAAGAAATTAGCAAAAACGACCATTCCTTTTTTTCTAATAATGTTCTCGGTTGTTTTTAGTTCCCTTATTGAGGCGATTTTCGAAAATGCAGTTCAACTTAGCATTATGGCAGCTCTAATAGTATTTATTTTGTTTGCCATTATCTTCAAAAGAAGCTTTTGTGGTTTTTTGTGCATGGTGGGGGCGCTGCAAAGAATTGTTGGATATATAGGATTCAAGCTTTTAAAAAAAAGGTTCACAGTTCCTGCAACACTCGATAAATATCTTAGAGCAGTGAAATACATCATACTTACAGGTTTTGTAGCATTATCCATTGCAAGCGGCAAGTTTCTGCTACAAGTCAGTGTTGACGATGTGTTTGAGCAATATAGCATAATATTGCCTGGATTAGCCTGGATAAGTATTATGTTGATGTTTGTAACAATTATTGGCTCATTTTTTATTGATTATTTCTTCTGCAAATATATCTGCATACAGGGCGCTATCGCCGGAGTTGCAGGTCGGTTTAGCCCCAGTGGTATCGTCCGATGCGAAGATAAGTGCATCAATTGCACGTTATGTACAAAGAAATGTCCCTCAAATCTAGAGGTGCATAAAATGAAGAAGGTAATATCGGCTGAATGTTTTAACTGCCAAAAATGCATTGTTGTATGTCCAAAGAAAGGGGCATTAACTAATAGTTTTGCAGGCAGAAAAATCCCGTTAGTTTTGTTTGTAGCAATGGCAGGAATGCTTTACATATTGTTAACCTTTTTAATACCGCTATTTTTATAG
- a CDS encoding HIT family protein: MFCKLPEIAILVQNDLALAFFDKFPVNEGHVLIIPKRHVASFFDLTEEEVLGTWRLVQEVKDLLDSRFHPIAYNVGVNVGAAAGQSVFHAHIHVIPRYEGDVTNPLGGVRNVKKSIVPYAGDGEK, encoded by the coding sequence ATTTTTTGTAAGCTCCCAGAGATAGCTATCCTTGTCCAGAACGATCTGGCCCTGGCCTTTTTTGATAAGTTCCCGGTCAATGAAGGACATGTTCTGATTATTCCCAAGAGGCATGTAGCAAGCTTCTTTGACCTAACCGAAGAAGAAGTTCTGGGCACCTGGAGATTAGTTCAGGAAGTAAAAGATTTGTTAGACAGCCGCTTCCATCCCATCGCTTACAATGTGGGGGTTAATGTAGGAGCAGCTGCCGGGCAGAGCGTTTTTCACGCGCATATTCATGTTATTCCCCGTTATGAGGGGGATGTCACAAACCCCCTGGGCGGAGTCCGGAATGTTAAGAAGAGTATTGTTCCATATGCCGGGGATGGGGAGAAGTAA
- a CDS encoding nitroreductase family protein: MDLIQVSQEKCIRCGICAEICPTGSIIIENQMPQATERNCIACGHCVAVCPVAAIDNVKAPLAKQLPLENVPVLDADTAARFLRSRRSIRRYKENPVPREKIVQLLDMARLAPSGGNTQGVSYLVIDNAEILSKITAVTVDWMEEQLKKGSAWAQYYSRVVETYRQTGQDVILRNAPCLIIAMTSKDFHPRGRDNTHFSLAYAELYAPAIELGTCWAGFFEGCASANYQPLLSILNLPENMVVTGGLLVGFPKYTYKRLVDRKPLQVSWWG; encoded by the coding sequence ATGGATCTGATTCAAGTTAGCCAGGAAAAATGTATCCGCTGTGGAATCTGTGCGGAAATCTGTCCCACAGGAAGTATCATTATCGAAAACCAAATGCCCCAGGCCACAGAACGGAATTGTATTGCCTGTGGACACTGCGTAGCTGTGTGTCCTGTGGCGGCAATAGATAACGTGAAGGCACCGCTGGCCAAACAGTTGCCCCTGGAAAATGTACCTGTCCTTGACGCTGACACTGCAGCCCGCTTTCTCCGCTCCCGACGGTCTATTCGCCGCTACAAAGAAAATCCCGTACCCCGGGAAAAAATAGTGCAGCTCCTGGATATGGCGCGCTTGGCCCCAAGCGGAGGCAACACTCAGGGTGTTTCCTATCTCGTCATTGATAACGCTGAAATACTAAGCAAAATAACGGCTGTTACCGTTGATTGGATGGAAGAACAATTAAAAAAGGGTTCTGCCTGGGCACAGTATTATAGCAGAGTGGTGGAAACTTATCGCCAAACCGGTCAAGATGTCATATTACGAAACGCTCCCTGTCTGATTATAGCTATGACCTCCAAGGACTTTCACCCCCGTGGACGGGATAATACCCATTTTTCCCTGGCCTACGCTGAGCTCTACGCCCCGGCTATTGAATTGGGAACATGTTGGGCGGGATTCTTTGAAGGGTGCGCCTCTGCCAATTATCAGCCCTTGCTGAGTATCTTGAACCTACCGGAAAACATGGTAGTCACCGGTGGATTGTTAGTAGGTTTTCCAAAGTATACTTATAAACGATTAGTGGACAGAAAACCGTTGCAAGTGTCGTGGTGGGGCTAA
- a CDS encoding flavodoxin family protein, whose product MKIIALNGSPRKTWNTTTLLNKALEGAASQGAETELIHLNDLNFKGCISCFACKRKDGQHGKCAMKDDLAEILKKLETVDGIIFGSPIYYMSITAGMRALLERFLFSHSIYNPEIPTVYPRKIPAGFIYTMNASEKQIEQFGLKQSLNLHEMMIAKTIGNPLTTLYSYDTYQFSDYENYESSMFSEEAKAKQKAEQFPLDCQRAWEMGIKLASTEI is encoded by the coding sequence GTGAAGATTATTGCTCTTAACGGCAGCCCGCGAAAAACCTGGAATACAACAACCTTGCTGAACAAAGCTCTTGAAGGGGCTGCTTCCCAAGGAGCTGAAACTGAATTGATTCATCTCAATGATTTGAATTTCAAAGGGTGCATCAGCTGCTTTGCGTGTAAACGAAAAGACGGGCAGCATGGAAAATGTGCCATGAAGGATGATTTAGCAGAGATACTGAAAAAATTAGAAACAGTTGATGGGATTATTTTTGGTTCACCGATTTACTATATGAGCATTACAGCCGGTATGAGGGCACTTTTAGAGCGATTCTTGTTTTCCCATAGCATCTATAATCCGGAAATACCAACAGTGTATCCCAGGAAAATCCCAGCCGGGTTTATCTATACTATGAACGCATCAGAAAAGCAAATCGAGCAATTTGGGCTTAAGCAAAGTTTAAATTTACATGAAATGATGATTGCCAAAACCATTGGAAATCCTCTTACAACTCTATACAGCTATGATACTTATCAATTTTCTGATTATGAAAACTATGAATCATCGATGTTCTCTGAAGAGGCTAAGGCAAAACAGAAAGCTGAACAATTTCCCCTTGATTGTCAAAGGGCTTGGGAAATGGGAATCAAGCTGGCATCCACTGAGATCTAA
- a CDS encoding winged helix-turn-helix transcriptional regulator, whose product MGNNRSDKPLTTPVQYLLQVLGSKWKLPILCTLSKKDVLRFNELKRELAGITNMSLSNCLQELEHYKIIKRVQYLEMPPRVEYSLTDNGKSLLPILKNLDEWVNKQLEINCEKAQETEPRDS is encoded by the coding sequence ATGGGAAATAACCGAAGTGATAAGCCGTTAACTACCCCTGTTCAATATTTGTTGCAAGTACTCGGCAGCAAATGGAAATTGCCCATACTATGTACCTTAAGCAAAAAAGACGTCCTGCGTTTTAATGAGTTAAAACGAGAATTAGCCGGAATTACAAATATGTCCCTAAGTAACTGCCTTCAGGAATTAGAGCATTACAAAATAATCAAGCGCGTTCAATACCTGGAAATGCCGCCTCGGGTGGAATATTCCTTAACGGACAACGGCAAAAGTTTGCTTCCTATCTTAAAGAATCTTGATGAATGGGTAAACAAGCAGCTGGAAATTAATTGCGAAAAAGCACAGGAAACCGAACCGAGGGACTCTTAA
- a CDS encoding helix-turn-helix domain-containing protein, translating into MNYGQRIKFFRNTVGISANALAKKVGLDPTTIYKIEANDSKPSLGSLESICAALNISLAEFFTEEEQVLGPEIQRLLGTAKKLSPEQIDYLQKLLESLSKD; encoded by the coding sequence ATGAATTATGGACAGCGAATAAAGTTCTTTCGTAATACAGTTGGAATTTCAGCCAATGCTTTAGCGAAGAAAGTTGGACTGGATCCGACTACAATTTATAAAATTGAAGCCAACGATTCTAAACCCTCACTGGGTTCCCTCGAAAGCATATGCGCTGCTCTCAACATTAGTCTTGCGGAATTCTTCACAGAAGAAGAACAGGTCTTAGGACCGGAAATCCAACGACTACTGGGTACTGCGAAAAAGCTTTCACCAGAACAAATCGACTATCTTCAGAAGTTACTGGAATCGCTTAGTAAAGATTGA
- a CDS encoding plasmid pRiA4b ORF-3 family protein, translated as MQICCTKKLYDEMGIVPGKGTEENDLFCWSVHLITVKRRKTLVAVNDSNRYGFVLHGLKAKDFKNINELLIQGIRNCLRDEKIKSEIIESYLKAAGELVFSKTRGAKYVARLNKACEQVNIFDDRLETKELYQTNVAKRMNNDLMKIPQEAVYTYPHALLYRDFKLFAGEEIVQCEAVDIMVKLNLDRHTAWRRVITPVDITFKQLHIILQAVFGWKSYHLYDFEILDEASTCVLKVISEFEEVYESSPDCPIRLDSEVNFSEYAKQPNKITYCYDYGDNWEHEITIRGTNTEYNKTYPVCLMGEGDAPPEDVGGIPGYVEFLKIMADPNHVDYETMQKWAQSQWYRNFDIGLINRRLETILRV; from the coding sequence ATGCAAATATGCTGTACGAAAAAACTATATGACGAAATGGGAATAGTGCCTGGAAAAGGAACCGAAGAAAACGATCTATTTTGTTGGAGCGTGCATTTAATCACGGTGAAGCGCAGAAAGACGCTAGTCGCAGTCAATGACAGCAATCGCTATGGGTTTGTTCTGCATGGTTTGAAAGCCAAGGATTTCAAAAACATTAATGAGTTACTTATCCAAGGAATTAGAAATTGTTTGCGAGACGAGAAAATAAAGAGCGAAATCATCGAAAGCTATTTGAAAGCAGCCGGAGAGTTAGTTTTCTCTAAGACTAGAGGTGCTAAATACGTTGCTCGTCTCAATAAAGCCTGTGAACAGGTAAATATATTTGATGATAGATTAGAAACAAAGGAACTTTATCAGACTAATGTTGCCAAAAGGATGAATAATGACCTCATGAAAATTCCTCAGGAAGCGGTTTATACATACCCGCATGCCCTTTTGTACAGGGATTTCAAGCTTTTTGCCGGGGAAGAAATCGTTCAGTGTGAGGCTGTCGATATAATGGTCAAGCTAAATTTAGATCGCCACACAGCTTGGAGACGAGTTATTACTCCTGTAGATATTACGTTCAAACAGCTGCATATCATATTACAAGCAGTATTCGGTTGGAAAAGTTATCATCTTTATGATTTTGAGATTTTGGACGAGGCAAGTACGTGCGTTTTAAAGGTGATCAGTGAATTTGAAGAAGTTTATGAATCAAGCCCGGACTGCCCAATACGGTTAGATTCAGAGGTTAACTTCTCGGAATATGCCAAGCAGCCTAATAAAATTACGTATTGCTATGATTACGGCGACAACTGGGAGCATGAAATTACCATTCGAGGGACAAATACTGAATATAATAAAACCTATCCGGTTTGCTTAATGGGGGAAGGTGATGCACCACCGGAAGATGTGGGGGGCATTCCGGGATACGTGGAATTTTTAAAAATCATGGCTGATCCGAACCATGTTGACTATGAAACGATGCAAAAGTGGGCGCAGAGTCAATGGTATAGAAACTTTGATATAGGATTAATCAATAGAAGGTTAGAAACTATCTTACGTGTATAG
- the arr gene encoding NAD(+)--rifampin ADP-ribosyltransferase produces the protein MNIKFDPNNVVVKLCMSGMSLEDGGNIEDALMMFHKAWHEATDDYERFIAAYHLARQQKSITDKLKWMETSLQCALNINDENVKSAYSTLYSYIAKCYEELCDSYNAKRNYELSNSYKGAPSDEGPFYHGTKADLQVGDLLTAGGNSNYKPGLIMNHIYFTANINGAGLAAALANGDGRERVYIIEPTGEFENDPNVSDKKFPGNLTRSYRSQEPLRIIGEETEWAKLTTTERREWRENLAKHKGEIIN, from the coding sequence ATGAATATAAAATTTGATCCCAATAACGTCGTTGTTAAACTCTGTATGAGTGGGATGAGTTTGGAAGATGGTGGAAACATCGAAGATGCACTCATGATGTTTCATAAAGCATGGCACGAAGCAACAGACGACTATGAAAGATTTATAGCAGCTTATCATTTAGCTCGTCAACAAAAGAGTATTACAGACAAATTGAAATGGATGGAAACATCTTTACAGTGTGCACTAAATATCAATGATGAAAATGTTAAGAGTGCATACTCAACTTTATATTCATACATTGCCAAATGTTATGAGGAGTTGTGTGATTCATATAATGCAAAAAGAAATTATGAATTGTCAAATTCATATAAAGGTGCACCTTCTGATGAAGGACCATTTTATCATGGGACAAAGGCAGATTTGCAGGTTGGTGATTTACTGACAGCGGGTGGAAATTCAAATTACAAACCTGGGCTTATAATGAATCACATTTATTTCACCGCTAATATCAATGGCGCAGGGCTGGCAGCAGCATTAGCAAATGGAGATGGAAGAGAACGCGTTTATATAATAGAACCAACGGGTGAATTTGAAAACGACCCAAATGTTAGTGACAAAAAGTTCCCTGGTAACTTAACACGTTCTTATCGCTCACAAGAACCTTTAAGAATTATTGGTGAAGAAACAGAGTGGGCGAAACTGACAACTACGGAGCGACGCGAATGGCGCGAAAATTTAGCTAAACACAAGGGCGAAATTATCAACTGA
- a CDS encoding iron chaperone — translation MWKCPKCGREFKNKEQDHFCVKPNSIDEYIAAQPEDVQSLMQSIRGTIRAAAPEATEKISWQMPTFWQGENLIHFAAFKKHIGLYPGGEATSEFAERLAGYKTSKGAIQFPLGKPIDYELITDIVRWRVKQAEG, via the coding sequence ATGTGGAAATGCCCGAAGTGCGGCCGTGAGTTCAAAAACAAGGAACAAGATCACTTTTGCGTGAAACCGAACAGCATTGACGAATATATCGCCGCACAACCGGAAGATGTGCAATCTCTGATGCAAAGTATCCGCGGAACCATCCGCGCAGCCGCACCGGAAGCCACAGAGAAAATCTCGTGGCAGATGCCGACGTTCTGGCAGGGTGAGAACCTCATCCACTTTGCTGCGTTCAAAAAACACATCGGGTTGTACCCCGGCGGCGAAGCCACATCCGAGTTCGCGGAGCGGCTCGCAGGTTATAAGACTTCCAAGGGAGCGATTCAGTTTCCGCTTGGTAAGCCGATAGATTATGAACTCATCACCGACATCGTGCGGTGGAGGGTAAAACAAGCGGAGGGTTGA
- a CDS encoding methyl-accepting chemotaxis protein: MIKLKLKTKLLLVFSIMVFLSIATVGLNLITYKSLDSDAVFVNSAGKLRANSYRMAYLSERIIIGGIDQQTESKELLERVAFFDNLIKSLINGDEALGLKKLEQPEMLEKLQAIEGKWSNQYKTAYEMIARDGNKQGLTSIEDSVDSFVAEVDQLVGAYSALSQSKVTNAKVISELMLLITVFFGIFGVIMVRAQVIRPIERLSMEMKGISSGDGDLTTLIKIVRQDELGELILHFNNFLASIREIVIKISKSSYVLSNSMQGISGTSYELSKSTEMIANAVMEVSNGSVEQTEMIGSLNALVEQMNDDVGKVLDKAEKLLQGSASSKASAGEGNQLLELQSRDLTKVVSSLADANTSVKRLEGYSNDIKGILEIINNISSQTNLLALNAAIEAARAGESGRGFAVVAGEIRKLAEGTSQATVQISEIINNITGQTVMVRDNMAQMAESIESQSQSMDVVMSKLNEIVNKAETTYTDAKEIESINLVVKDQFGTIANSASKISEVVTNNSSNTQNVAAAVQEQTASFEEVSANMSALNDLSSDLKLVVGRFKI, encoded by the coding sequence ATGATAAAATTGAAACTCAAGACTAAACTGTTATTAGTGTTTTCTATTATGGTTTTTCTATCAATTGCAACCGTGGGATTGAATTTAATCACCTACAAATCATTAGACAGTGATGCTGTCTTTGTAAACAGCGCCGGAAAATTGAGAGCAAACAGCTACAGAATGGCATACCTTTCAGAACGAATTATTATTGGTGGGATTGATCAACAAACAGAGAGTAAAGAGTTACTGGAAAGGGTTGCGTTCTTTGATAACTTGATTAAGTCATTGATCAATGGGGATGAAGCTCTTGGACTAAAGAAACTAGAACAGCCAGAAATGCTGGAAAAATTGCAAGCCATTGAAGGCAAATGGAGTAATCAATACAAAACTGCCTATGAAATGATAGCTAGGGATGGAAATAAACAAGGACTAACTAGTATTGAGGATTCAGTAGATAGCTTTGTAGCTGAAGTTGACCAACTTGTTGGTGCATATTCGGCCCTATCCCAGAGTAAAGTAACCAATGCAAAAGTTATTAGTGAGCTCATGCTCTTAATCACAGTTTTCTTTGGAATATTTGGCGTGATTATGGTTAGGGCACAAGTAATACGTCCAATTGAACGTCTATCCATGGAAATGAAAGGTATTTCTTCCGGAGACGGTGATTTAACGACGCTGATCAAAATTGTAAGACAGGATGAACTTGGTGAATTGATCCTGCATTTCAACAACTTCTTAGCTAGCATTAGGGAGATAGTAATTAAGATATCAAAGTCCTCTTATGTGCTTAGTAACTCGATGCAGGGTATTTCTGGAACTAGCTATGAACTATCAAAGTCCACAGAAATGATTGCCAATGCCGTAATGGAAGTTTCTAACGGCAGCGTAGAGCAAACTGAAATGATAGGCAGTCTCAATGCTTTGGTGGAACAGATGAATGATGATGTGGGAAAGGTGCTTGATAAGGCTGAGAAACTGCTTCAGGGTTCGGCAAGCTCTAAAGCTTCTGCGGGAGAAGGAAATCAACTTCTGGAGCTTCAATCAAGAGATTTAACGAAAGTTGTTTCGAGCTTAGCAGATGCAAATACATCAGTAAAAAGGCTTGAAGGCTATTCCAATGATATTAAAGGTATTTTGGAGATAATCAATAACATATCTAGTCAAACTAATTTACTGGCGTTGAATGCCGCAATAGAGGCGGCTCGTGCGGGTGAGTCTGGAAGAGGATTCGCAGTAGTTGCAGGAGAAATAAGAAAACTAGCAGAGGGTACAAGTCAAGCTACAGTTCAAATATCCGAAATTATAAACAATATCACTGGACAAACAGTCATGGTAAGAGATAACATGGCTCAAATGGCTGAGAGCATTGAAAGTCAGTCTCAAAGCATGGATGTTGTTATGAGTAAATTAAATGAAATAGTTAACAAAGCTGAAACTACTTATACAGATGCCAAAGAAATTGAATCCATCAATTTGGTAGTCAAAGATCAATTCGGAACAATTGCAAATTCGGCGAGCAAGATTTCCGAAGTTGTGACGAATAACTCCAGCAACACACAAAACGTTGCGGCTGCGGTACAAGAACAGACAGCTTCTTTCGAAGAGGTAAGCGCGAATATGAGTGCATTGAATGATCTTTCGAGTGATCTTAAGCTTGTCGTCGGACGTTTCAAAATTTGA